From Pseudodesulfovibrio alkaliphilus:
CGCCCTTTGCCCATGTTGAAAGCATGACGCAGCTTGACGCGGAATACCCAGGCGTCAGCAAGATAATCGACTTATGGTTTGCCAGCTACAAGGGACCGGATGGCGGCATGGAGGGGCTGGGATTTGAAGATGCCGCCGCGGCACGCGCCGTGCTTGATGCTGCCGCCGCCAACTTCGAGGCTGCACGCTGATTTCCTGTGGCTTGCACAGGCAAGGAATCGGTCGGAGAACTGGCCGGTGAGGAATCCAGAAAGGGACTGGCCGCGTATCAAAGCAAGCGCAATGAGGATGCTATCCAGGGCCAGGCAATGTTGGCGAAATAGCTCTCCACATAGTCCTGGACCTGTTGGTCGGGGGCTCTGAACAGCCGAGCAGATCGACTGGCAGCAGAAATGCGCGGAGAATGAACAATCGGTTCATTGCTGCATTGTTCGCCAGGTTCGGTGAAAAACAAAGGATGGGGAAAGTGGGCGGACGCCCGCCCGCGGGATCAGCTGAAGTAGCGGTTCTTGTCTTCGCGTTCCTTGGCCGTGTCGAAGTCGATATTGATGCTCGCGCGGGTGGTGGTGCGTCGTTTTGAGCCGCGTACCATCAGGACGAAGGCGACGAGGGCGCCGCCGCAGAGGAGGAGTGTGGTCATGGCGAGAGTGTTCATAAGGGGGTGCTTTTATCCGAATCGGATGAGGGCGGCAAGCATTATCGGACCGCGCAAGCCGCCTCACGGAGCCCGGAGCGGCGGCTTGGACCGCATCAGACCATGTACTTCACCTGGTAGCCGCAGGTGGGGTAGGCCCACACTGTGTCCCTGAGTCTCGACAGAGGGATTTCATTGCGGATCGCCAAGGCGAAGAGGTTGATCATTTCTTCGGCATTGTGCCCGAGGATGTGGGCTCCGAGGATGCGGTCGCCAGATTCGTCGATGAGCACCCGCGCCCTGGCGTATGATTGGTTGAGCCGTTTCCAGGAAAAGGCGGCGGATAGATCGGTTTCCCTGACGGTAAAGGAGAGTCCGCGCTCCCGCGCCTCTTCCTCGAGCAACCCCACCCCGGCCAGGGGGGGCAGCGTAAAGCAGACGCTGGGGATGCCCGAGTAGTTTACAGTGGCAGATGAAGGGTTCAGGATGTTCGCTACAGCCGTCTGTCCCTGGATGGTTGCCACCGGGGTCAGCGCCGCTCCCTGGTCGGCCACATCGCCCACGGCGTAAACATGGGGGTTGGACACGCTCTGCATCCGGTTGTTGACCGCAATGCCGAGAGGTCCGAACTCCACTCCGGCGGCGTCCAGATTGAGCCTGTCTATCGCCGGACGGCGGCCTGTACAGTTGAAGGCCATGTCAGCGTCGAAATCAATGGGGACGTTGTTTCCGGCCCGAACCCGCCAGCCTTCGCCGATCCGCTCCACGGACCGGACCGGCGCATCCAGCCGTACATCAATGCCAATGTCCCTGGACGCCCGGATCAAGTCGTCGGCAAGCATCGGGTCGAACCGGCGAAGCACCCGGTCGCTACGATTGAGGAGCGTTACCTCGGACCCGGCGTGGTGGGCGATATGAGCCAGTTCGAAGGCGATAAAGCCGCCGCCGATGAACAAGGCACGGCGCGGCAGGGATTCCATGCTTAGGAAGTCATCGCTCACGGGCATGGCCTCGGCACCGGGCACGGGCAGAGGGCTTGGTTCAAGCCCGACGCAGACGCAGATGACCTTTGCGGTCAGTCGGTTGTCCTGCACCTCGACCACATGCGGATCGACGAATGCGGCTCGGCCAAGAAAGGTGTCGATGCCCTTGTCAGCATACGCGGCCCGTGCCCTTTCCGGCACCGGGTCCACGAAGGACCGGGTGAAGCGCATCAGTGCAGACCAGTCGATGGCCATCGAGCCGGTCAGGCCGGTGCCCAGCATGCTGCCGGCCATATGCGCGGCCTCAGCGCCGGCCAGCAATACTTTCTTGGGATTGCAGCCGCGCAGGGGACACACCCCTCCAAAGGCATCGGCCTCAATCATGGCCACCCGTCTGCCTGCATCGGCCAGAGGCGCGGCCACTGCCCCTCCTGCCGGGCCGCCGCCCAGGACGATCACATCGTATTCTTTCATTTTTTTCCTCGCGAGTGTTGTTGCCATTCAGGACAGCCTACACCATGACGGGGAAAAAATCTCACTGATGTCCGAAAAAAGAGTGGAGAGATTCCCTGTTTCCGGTCCATTGCGGCTTTCTCATTTCCCCCGAAGCGCCACAAAAAATTCATAGGCGTAGTATTCGGAATACTTCCTATGTAGTTCGGGTTCTTGTGCCAGCTACGCGAGTACGGCAAGGGCTTCATTGTCATCTGCATATTTGCTGCGGAGTTTTTCGATGCCGGTTTCCATCGGCGTGTAGAAGTCGGTCCACCATGCCTTGTCCGGCAGGGTGAAGTGGCCGATGAGCGAAAACCCATGATTCCTGATCGCCGCCAGGATGTCAGGAATCCGGCCCATGGTCGGGTAGTCCATCTCGAAGCCCTCCTTGATCTCGGCGGGTGGGGCATCCTTGCGCCAGACGGCATCGGTGAAGGCGAGGTAGCCGCCGACTCGCAGTAATCGCCTGCATAAGGCCAGGGCGTTGTTCATGCCGATATTATACAGGGCGCCTTCGGACCATATGAGGTCGAAACTCGCGGGAGGAAACCCTGGATCGGCCATGTTACCCACCACAGGGCGGATTCTTTCGGCAAGTCCGCGCTCGGCGACAGCGGCGTGCAGCCGGTCTATGCTGGGAGCATGGCTGTCCATGGCCACGATGTTGCCTGCCGTGAGTTCCGCGAGATGTTGCGTCTGTCCTCCGACACCGCAGCCGAGGTCGAGGATCGCCGCCCCGGGCGGCAGGTCGCGGCATAAGGCAATGGCTTTGGCGGCGCAATCGCGGTTGCCCGGTCCCTGTCTGGGGAGGGACTCGTATAGCTCGAAAAAGATGGCCCGGAAATGTGACGAGGGTTCGCTCATGTCAGGTGTCTCTTTCGGAGATAGGCCGCAGTCCGAGAAACAGTTCGTGCCCGGACTCGGTGTGGGAGCTGTGCTCAAAGGGGACGGCGAGGGGTTTAAAACCTGCGGCGGCGATCAGGTTCAGCCATACGGCTCTTGAGAACAGGCCCATGATGTGGCGGTCGTGGATGACTTCAACGGCCCCGGACTCGTCGCGCAAGAGGAAGGCCATGTCGGTCACGTACATTTCCTTTCCTGTGTCGGGGAGCCATCGCCATTCAAAGTAACGCAGGGCGCGTCCTTCGCCATCGCTGCCGCCGTTTGCAGTGCCCGGCTCGAAGGTTTCGGAGACGTAATCCGGGTGAAACATCGCCACCCCGCCCGGGGCGGTGTGGGCGAAGGCTGTGGCGATGGCGTCGGCGAGATCGGCTCGCGTGGTCATGTAGCTTACCGCATCATGCACAAGGACGTTATCATAGATGCGCCCGAGCCGGATGGACCGCATGTCGCCCCGAACATGCTCGCATTCCGGGTTCAGACGGCGACTCAACGCGAGCATGGCCGGTTCCCGGTCGACCAGAGTGCAGGTCAGAGTCGTCTTCAGGTAGGCGGCATTGTGGCCACCGCCGCTGCCGAGATCAAGCAGGTCCCGGGGCAGACGCTGGCAATGGGTCTCAAACAGGCGTCGATAGAAGGCGGCTTCTTCAGCGTAATCCTCAACCGGCGTCAGGAGTTGGTACCAGTCCGTCAAGTCGCAGTAGAGCTTGATCTTCTGAAAAGGGAGGTTCTTGCGAATATCTAACATGTCCACCTGTTGGAATTCCCGATTTACCAATCTTGAATCAAGGCGTTCCCCCGCCTGGAACGGTTGTTCGCGTTCATTCCTGCTTCCCTCGCGTGGGCTAATGCTTTAGTGTGCATTCTATCATAAAACGAGGATAAGAACCAGCCCATGGCGGGAAGCCCTTGCCAAAAAGAATCATGGGCAAGCGATGGGTGGCTTGTTCCTCCGGGCCTGGAGGAAAAACGGAAAAGGGCCGATACGGTTTTAACTGAAGTCGAGAGGAGGGGGCCCATTGAACCTTCAATGCCACGGAATGACGTAGAGGCTGGATGTTATTGTAAACAAAAAACAGGCGATATATCAGCTTTGGTGTTGTGTCAGGCTGGAGAATCACTCAGGATAGGTGATGCATCTTTCGATTTTCACAGGTCTCATGGTCAAAAATACAACCTGGCGGACTGATGCCTTTGTGGTGAGTCTATCAGGCGATAGGTGTTTTGATAACAAGAAAGGCAAATAGTATGGATAAGATGCTCAACGTAAATGAACACAAGGTTGCCTTCGACAGGCTTTATTCTAAATTTTCTGAGGGAGACAACGGCTTGCGATTTCCCTTGGTCGACATTGGAAACCACACGAGGTTTACTGGAGATCATAAAACAAAAGTTGATTACACTACATATATGTATCGTCGTTTTTCTGCACATATTTTGACGATGCTGGAATTGGAAGATGGATTGGACATTCTTTCACTGGGTTGCGGCATGGGAAGTGACGAAAAAAATATTCATAACCTGTTCCAGAATTCCCGCCTATGGAGTACGGATATTTCTTCTGAAATGGTTCACCGGGCCATTGCCAGTCAGATACCTAGCAACTGCTCGGTTGCCATGGCTGAGGCGCTTCCTTTTCCTGACTCCTGCTTTGACCGGATTGTTTCGCGTGAAGTTATTGAGCATGTTCTAGATCCGTCCGCCATGATCAAAGAAGTCGCAAGGGTCCTCAAGCCAGGGGGCCTGGCTGTTATCACAACTGAAAACGAAGGCTCTTTATTTCTCCTTAACAGGCTCATCCAAGAAGGACGGGAAAGGTTTGGACGTTGGATCAACAGTCCTCTCCCCGCAGCTCCCAACCTCTACAAGGATGAGGCCCCGATGCCTGAAGAATTGAAGGCTATGGCAGAAGAAGTTGGCTTAGTGCCGTGTCAGATAATTTTCGACGGTGCTTTGTATAAATCTATATATAGATTTATTGATAGATTTCCTGGTCTCAACGTAGTTCCTATGGCCCACAGAATCTCCTCATTGGAAAATGGCCCCTGGGCATGTTGGTTTTGTGATCAATATAAAATCGTCCTTCGCAAGCCCGCATCTGATGAAAAAACTCATGAAGCCGCGTATTGTGTCCCCGGCGGGGGCAATATGCTTACATACGAAGGCGACAGCTTGGTTGACCATCAATCCGGACAAAAATTTTCAATCGAAGATGGGATTCCAGTCTTTATCGAGAAGGAAAAAGATTGCGATGGGGGTGTTTCTTCTGCCCCGCCTGCTCCGAGCGTTCGCAATAGAAAGGGCGTTTTGATGTGTGCAGGCGTTGGGCTTGATCGTTTTTTTGTTCGTAATTACCCAATCATGCTGGTAGCTATTGGCTGGCTTGCTGCATGGCTCCATCCAAGCAACCGTAAGACAGTTTCAAGACATTTGAAAAGTACCGATCTAGGAAAATATGTTAAGCTAAGCCTCCTGCATAATTCTGATTAGCTGGCCCTGATTTATGTCAGGCGAGACCTCTGCGCATTATCTTTTCGCGTCGTATCTGGCGTTCCGCATTCAATTTGATGCAGTGACCCGGCCCCGCGTTTTCTGATGGTCGCCATGCTCCACCTCCTGGTGACGCATTGGAGCAAATTTGGAGCAAAAAAGAAAGGGTTCACGAGTGTGAATCTCGTGAACCCTTGATTTCCTTGGCTCCCCAGCACGGACTTGAACCGCGAACCTAGTGATTAACAGTCACCCGCTCTGCCGATTGAGCTACTGGGGAGCATTTGCCGTTGAGGCGAAAGAGTGTTTAAACAAAACCCCCGGCAGGGTCAAGGGGAAAAAATCAGATTTTCAACTTTTGTCCGGCATGATTATGTCAGGGTTAAGAGGTTCATTTTCTTGACGGGAACTGATATTTGGCTTACGGAATCAACGTCTCTTGTTTTTTTCTAGACTTTGCAGGGGACAGGGAAAACAACATTGTCAAACGATACGAAAATTAATAAGAAAATCAAGCTGGCGACCAAGTCGGCTCACGCCGAGCGTTTTGTGTCCATGCTTACCGCCCTTGATGCCAGGGACGAACTGAACTCGGTCATCAAGACCCGCGTTGAGAAGGCATGTCAGCTTTTGGATGAGAATATCCATCTGTATCCCAACGACTTTAAACGCGATACGGAAATTGAAAGCCTCTGGGCCCGTTTCGCCGAAGTGGACGCCGAGACTCTGGAAGCGGCTGACCACGATTTCGCCCTGGCTGGACGGGTGGTGTCATACCGCTCTTTCGGCAAGGTGACGTTTTTCCATTTGCAGGATCGGGGCGGCCGCATCCAGGTCTACGCAGCCCGGGACGATCTGGGCACTGAGCAGTATCAGCTCTTCAAGAAAACCGACATCGGCGATATTGTCGGTA
This genomic window contains:
- a CDS encoding dihydrolipoyl dehydrogenase family protein; this translates as MKEYDVIVLGGGPAGGAVAAPLADAGRRVAMIEADAFGGVCPLRGCNPKKVLLAGAEAAHMAGSMLGTGLTGSMAIDWSALMRFTRSFVDPVPERARAAYADKGIDTFLGRAAFVDPHVVEVQDNRLTAKVICVCVGLEPSPLPVPGAEAMPVSDDFLSMESLPRRALFIGGGFIAFELAHIAHHAGSEVTLLNRSDRVLRRFDPMLADDLIRASRDIGIDVRLDAPVRSVERIGEGWRVRAGNNVPIDFDADMAFNCTGRRPAIDRLNLDAAGVEFGPLGIAVNNRMQSVSNPHVYAVGDVADQGAALTPVATIQGQTAVANILNPSSATVNYSGIPSVCFTLPPLAGVGLLEEEARERGLSFTVRETDLSAAFSWKRLNQSYARARVLIDESGDRILGAHILGHNAEEMINLFALAIRNEIPLSRLRDTVWAYPTCGYQVKYMV
- a CDS encoding class I SAM-dependent methyltransferase, with the protein product MLDIRKNLPFQKIKLYCDLTDWYQLLTPVEDYAEEAAFYRRLFETHCQRLPRDLLDLGSGGGHNAAYLKTTLTCTLVDREPAMLALSRRLNPECEHVRGDMRSIRLGRIYDNVLVHDAVSYMTTRADLADAIATAFAHTAPGGVAMFHPDYVSETFEPGTANGGSDGEGRALRYFEWRWLPDTGKEMYVTDMAFLLRDESGAVEVIHDRHIMGLFSRAVWLNLIAAAGFKPLAVPFEHSSHTESGHELFLGLRPISERDT
- a CDS encoding SAM-dependent methyltransferase, whose amino-acid sequence is MSEPSSHFRAIFFELYESLPRQGPGNRDCAAKAIALCRDLPPGAAILDLGCGVGGQTQHLAELTAGNIVAMDSHAPSIDRLHAAVAERGLAERIRPVVGNMADPGFPPASFDLIWSEGALYNIGMNNALALCRRLLRVGGYLAFTDAVWRKDAPPAEIKEGFEMDYPTMGRIPDILAAIRNHGFSLIGHFTLPDKAWWTDFYTPMETGIEKLRSKYADDNEALAVLA
- a CDS encoding class I SAM-dependent methyltransferase, translating into MDKMLNVNEHKVAFDRLYSKFSEGDNGLRFPLVDIGNHTRFTGDHKTKVDYTTYMYRRFSAHILTMLELEDGLDILSLGCGMGSDEKNIHNLFQNSRLWSTDISSEMVHRAIASQIPSNCSVAMAEALPFPDSCFDRIVSREVIEHVLDPSAMIKEVARVLKPGGLAVITTENEGSLFLLNRLIQEGRERFGRWINSPLPAAPNLYKDEAPMPEELKAMAEEVGLVPCQIIFDGALYKSIYRFIDRFPGLNVVPMAHRISSLENGPWACWFCDQYKIVLRKPASDEKTHEAAYCVPGGGNMLTYEGDSLVDHQSGQKFSIEDGIPVFIEKEKDCDGGVSSAPPAPSVRNRKGVLMCAGVGLDRFFVRNYPIMLVAIGWLAAWLHPSNRKTVSRHLKSTDLGKYVKLSLLHNSD